From Nitrospirota bacterium, the proteins below share one genomic window:
- a CDS encoding PD40 domain-containing protein — protein sequence MMPEARRQRTEVRNQKAEARSQKPEHISAARRIFLSLACVLFSVFCLLSSAFSKIYIDISSPAIKKLPISVSTKGPFEAKEIEWIVRSDLDFTGIFSLLDPDVPGAEMTVQLEVEFKEEKMVTCTVNDLIENKEIFKKQYIGKNSRAIAHSISNDIYKIVTGNNGVFRTAISYLVQSSKEGRGLYLMEWDGANAVRLISGGLTTSHSWSGDGQMLLYSAERANKWAIYYMDMQDFREKVMFSSKGLNIVGGVSPKNEVSFSSSKDGSSEIYVAGTDGGNLRKLTRSFGIDVSPVFSPDGSKIAFVSDRGGSPQIYVMDSNGGFVRRMTFEGSYNTSPAWSPDGKWLAYVGQKDSKNQLFMIQSDSSELRQLTFDGNNETPSFSPDGLFLAFDSDRDGSRGIYIMRINGGEQRRITPKNIRAMSPKWSPYLK from the coding sequence GATGCCAGAAGCCAGAAGGCAGAGGACAGAAGTCAGAAATCAGAAGGCAGAAGCCAGAAGCCAGAAGCCAGAACATATATCTGCTGCCAGACGAATTTTTTTATCTCTTGCCTGTGTTCTGTTTTCTGTGTTCTGTCTTCTGTCTTCTGCCTTTTCAAAGATCTACATTGACATTTCATCTCCGGCGATAAAAAAGCTGCCGATATCAGTCTCCACCAAAGGCCCTTTTGAGGCAAAAGAGATCGAGTGGATCGTCAGGAGCGACCTTGATTTCACCGGGATTTTTTCCCTTCTTGACCCTGATGTGCCCGGCGCTGAAATGACCGTGCAGTTGGAGGTTGAGTTCAAAGAGGAAAAAATGGTCACCTGCACCGTAAATGATTTGATCGAGAACAAGGAAATATTCAAGAAGCAATATATCGGCAAGAACAGCCGCGCCATAGCCCACTCCATCTCAAATGACATCTATAAGATTGTTACCGGCAACAACGGCGTCTTCAGGACAGCGATCTCCTATCTTGTCCAGTCATCAAAGGAAGGCAGGGGGCTCTACTTAATGGAATGGGACGGCGCTAACGCCGTAAGATTGATCTCAGGCGGGCTGACCACGAGCCACTCATGGTCCGGTGACGGGCAGATGCTGCTTTATTCCGCTGAGAGGGCAAACAAGTGGGCGATATATTACATGGACATGCAGGATTTCAGGGAGAAGGTGATGTTCTCCTCAAAAGGGCTTAACATTGTCGGAGGGGTCTCTCCGAAAAACGAGGTGTCCTTTTCTTCTTCCAAAGACGGAAGCTCGGAAATATATGTTGCCGGTACAGACGGCGGCAATCTCAGAAAACTCACCAGGTCTTTCGGCATAGACGTGTCTCCGGTATTTTCCCCTGACGGCTCAAAGATCGCCTTTGTATCGGACAGGGGGGGCTCTCCGCAGATATACGTTATGGATTCAAACGGCGGCTTTGTCAGGAGGATGACTTTTGAGGGTTCATACAACACTTCCCCGGCGTGGTCCCCTGACGGCAAATGGCTTGCTTACGTCGGACAAAAGGATAGCAAAAATCAACTTTTCATGATACAATCTGATTCATCGGAGCTCAGGCAATTGACTTTCGACGGGAACAACGAAACACCATCATTTTCTCCCGACGGTTTATTTTTGGCCTTTGACTCTGACAGGGACGGAAGCCGCGGCATTTATATAATGCGGATAAACGGAGGTGAGCAAAGAAGGATCACGCCCAAAAACATTAGGGCGATGTCGCCGAAATGGTCGCCTTATTTAAAATAG
- the pal gene encoding peptidoglycan-associated lipoprotein Pal, which yields MKKLMLVLLMVLAIGCQKKQVVAPEEKAMLKEPAKQEAPKAEAPAVKKEVVKEIVPPKQEQKTQEAAMPSPVSADVAAILKDVLFDFDKYDIRDDGRPTLDAIASYLKQNAKVNITIEGNCDERGTNEYNLALGERRAKSARDYLSSLGVSSSRISVVTHGEEKPICTEQNETCWQKNRRDHFVASGK from the coding sequence ATGAAAAAATTAATGCTTGTCCTGTTAATGGTCCTCGCAATCGGGTGCCAGAAAAAACAGGTTGTGGCCCCTGAAGAAAAAGCAATGCTAAAAGAACCTGCAAAACAGGAAGCGCCCAAGGCTGAAGCGCCGGCAGTGAAAAAAGAGGTGGTCAAAGAAATTGTCCCGCCCAAACAGGAACAGAAAACACAGGAAGCCGCCATGCCCTCCCCGGTATCGGCGGATGTAGCAGCTATATTAAAAGATGTGCTGTTTGATTTTGATAAATACGACATCAGGGATGACGGCAGGCCGACCCTTGACGCTATCGCTTCTTATCTCAAGCAGAATGCAAAAGTCAATATTACAATTGAAGGGAACTGTGATGAAAGGGGCACTAACGAGTACAATCTCGCGCTCGGAGAAAGAAGGGCAAAATCCGCAAGAGATTATCTGTCCTCTCTCGGAGTGTCATCATCAAGGATCTCCGTTGTGACTCATGGCGAAGAGAAACCTATCTGCACTGAGCAAAATGAAACATGCTGGCAGAAAAACAGAAGGGACCACTTTGTCGCTTCAGGCAAGTAA